A region from the Hydra vulgaris chromosome 10, alternate assembly HydraT2T_AEP genome encodes:
- the LOC136086334 gene encoding uncharacterized protein LOC136086334 — MSERMDDWNLPESWKRITCIIMIRAGHQNKDIMTAAQCSLNTVKTIMYELETCNGDYEDVVRRKIPSRRSDCVRTAEFLASLQEQVLKNPGIGIRALSREMNVASSTMKLALNEDLRYYSYKGHKGQLLTEKACEKRLINAKKLLNKVKHPVEPQTIWFFSDEKNFCQDQKHNTQNNRWLACSTKDIPRVMQTKFPQTVMVFGCVSSEGDVMAPHFFQEGLRLTSDGYMELLNTVVKLWITRVANCRLYVWQQDSAPCHTSVKSQKWLSENFYDFISPNVWPPNSPDLNPMDYFVWGAVEKDTNCTSSNTKAQLVDKIKTVFEALPRETVALACSKLRSRIEAVINANGGYFE; from the coding sequence ATGTCAGAAAGGATGGATGACTGGAACCTACCTGAATCATGGAAGAGAATAACTTGCATCATAATGATTCGTGCCGGCCATCAAAATAAGGATATTATGACTGCTGCCCAATGCTCCCTGAACACAGTAAAAACAATCATGTATGAACTAGAGACTTGCAATGGTGACTACGAGGATGTAGTAAGAAGAAAGATTCCTAGCAGACGATCTGATTGCGTTCGTACAGCAGAATTCCTTGCAAGTCTGCAGGAACAGGTGTTGAAGAACCCTGGCATTGGAATTCGGGCTTTGTCACGTGAAATGAATGTTGCATCCTCTACTATGAAGCTTGCACTCAATGAAGACCTTCGCTACTACTCATACAAGGGCCACAAAGGTCAGCTACTCACAGAAAAGGCCTGTGAAAAACGTTTGATAAACGCGAAGAAACTTCTAAACAAAGTGAAACATCCTGTAGAACCACAAACAATCTGGTTTTTTTCTGATGAGAAAAACTTTTGCCAGGATCAAAAACACAACACGCAGAATAACAGGTGGCTTGCATGCAGTACAAAGGACATTCCTCGTGTAATGCAGACTAAATTTCCCCAAACTGTGATGGTTTTCGGATGTGTATCCTCTGAAGGCGATGTGATGGCTCCGCATTTTTTCCAAGAGGGCCTCAGGTTGACTTCAGATGGCTACATGGAGTTGCTGAACACTGTAGTCAAGCTCTGGATAACAAGGGTAGCCAATTGTAGGCTGTATGTATGGCAGCAAGATTCGGCCCCTTGCCATACCTCTGTGAAAAGTCAAAAATGGTTGTCTGAAAATTTCTACGACTTTATCAGTCCAAATGTTTGGCCTCCAAACTCCCCAGACCTTAACCCCATGGATTATTTTGTATGGGGCGCAGTTGAAAAAGACACCAATTGCACTTCCAGTAATACAAAAGCCCAGTTAGtggataaaattaaaacagtttttgagGCCCTTCCCAGGGAGACCGTAGCATTAGCTTGTTCGAAACTCCGAAGCAGGATTGAAGCAGTGATCAATGCTAATGGTGGTTATTTTGAGTGA